From Bacillota bacterium, one genomic window encodes:
- a CDS encoding response regulator, producing METPIILTIDDDENISMLIQRFLEPEGYEVLAAGSGEVALAMVKETVPDLVLLDGLMPGMDGFQVCQRLQQEFEDQFVPVVFLTALDGEQDRARALAVGAAGYLVKPLTRDALLETVTKHLDMKQKWGSIEAGSSAPVQLKHVDFVQHVVKQLALSSEAESCLNAAKSGDLYAAAREIGISDNRLAKLIAEYMGFRLVQYIEPDKIKLEALPASFSRANKVVILEDDTIVLSNPFDMLLMDSLSAVVAPEAMNQMAIAEPQIFEDMLSKTPVEYWSDRLVTTAINMGAGDIHLEPEAGNGLVSIRASGFLVHRVKLADNLATRVISRFKALSGMNIAEKRSPQIGVCAFDYGFNHYRLRISTLPTPIGETMHVRVLAQDAVKLGLSGLGMEAGLDADLRGQVRGARGLFLFIGANGAGKSTTVSSLVNELSESLSIISIENPIEYFLVNVNQQQVNSKAGNDEQQLLNNSLNKLPDLLFLGEIRDKTSAQAAMSCARKGTGIISTMSAKGVVSALELLMTLDVSTDDLARYLSGLVSQRLVRKLCPECSHRYQAMEEELYRLSKYGLDYTGEICRPVGCSKCGNSGYMGYTAIYSLVTAEQLRSALAGAESVRLALEKIRGHAVERLIEQCRVKLQSCQCDISEIARVLEREVPVVARGSVLVVDDDPNICSLLERYLADSGYQVTTAGDGVAALFELGQGQFDLVISDINMPTLDGKMLVELMRQKTIETPVLLISASENLADSARLPIAHRLPKPFSREQLLETVQTVMSTQ from the coding sequence ATGGAAACACCAATAATCTTGACAATAGATGACGATGAAAATATCAGCATGCTGATACAACGTTTTCTGGAGCCTGAAGGGTATGAGGTTCTGGCCGCCGGCAGCGGCGAAGTTGCGCTAGCGATGGTAAAGGAAACTGTGCCGGATTTGGTGCTGTTGGACGGCCTGATGCCGGGGATGGACGGGTTTCAGGTTTGCCAGCGACTGCAGCAAGAGTTTGAGGACCAATTTGTGCCAGTTGTGTTTTTAACAGCATTGGATGGCGAGCAGGATCGTGCCCGGGCCCTGGCAGTAGGAGCCGCCGGCTATCTGGTGAAGCCGCTGACCAGGGATGCGCTGTTGGAGACAGTGACCAAACACCTGGATATGAAACAAAAGTGGGGTAGCATCGAGGCCGGATCTTCGGCCCCTGTCCAGCTCAAGCATGTGGATTTTGTTCAGCATGTTGTTAAGCAGTTGGCGCTGTCCTCCGAGGCGGAAAGCTGTCTCAATGCCGCAAAATCGGGAGATTTATATGCTGCAGCAAGGGAGATAGGGATTAGCGACAACCGGCTGGCTAAACTTATTGCCGAGTATATGGGGTTCCGCTTAGTGCAATATATCGAGCCCGATAAGATAAAACTGGAGGCGTTGCCGGCATCCTTCTCCCGGGCAAATAAAGTGGTAATACTGGAAGATGATACGATAGTGCTCAGCAACCCCTTTGACATGTTGCTGATGGATTCTTTGTCAGCGGTAGTTGCGCCCGAAGCCATGAATCAAATGGCGATTGCGGAACCGCAGATTTTCGAGGATATGCTCAGCAAAACCCCGGTTGAATATTGGTCGGATCGGCTGGTCACCACTGCTATTAACATGGGCGCTGGCGACATTCATCTTGAGCCAGAAGCCGGTAACGGCCTGGTTAGTATTCGTGCCAGCGGGTTTCTGGTGCACAGGGTTAAGCTGGCAGATAATCTTGCCACACGGGTCATCTCCCGGTTTAAAGCCCTCAGCGGGATGAACATTGCTGAAAAGCGCAGCCCTCAGATTGGCGTCTGCGCCTTTGACTATGGATTTAACCATTACCGCTTGCGGATTTCGACGCTGCCAACGCCCATCGGCGAGACCATGCATGTGCGTGTGCTGGCCCAAGATGCTGTTAAACTTGGCCTTAGCGGGTTGGGAATGGAGGCGGGGCTGGATGCGGATTTACGCGGGCAGGTCCGGGGAGCAAGGGGGTTGTTCTTGTTTATCGGCGCCAATGGCGCGGGGAAAAGCACCACAGTCAGTTCACTGGTCAACGAGCTCAGCGAATCCCTGTCAATTATCAGCATAGAGAATCCGATTGAGTATTTCCTGGTAAATGTCAATCAGCAACAGGTGAACAGCAAAGCTGGCAACGACGAGCAGCAGTTGTTGAACAATTCATTGAATAAATTACCGGACCTCTTGTTTTTGGGGGAAATCCGGGACAAGACCAGTGCCCAGGCGGCAATGAGCTGTGCTCGGAAGGGAACTGGGATTATCAGTACGATGTCCGCCAAGGGAGTTGTTTCGGCGCTGGAACTGCTTATGACGCTGGATGTTTCTACGGACGATCTGGCCCGATATTTATCCGGACTGGTCAGTCAGCGTCTGGTGCGCAAACTGTGCCCGGAGTGCAGTCATCGTTATCAGGCAATGGAGGAAGAGTTGTACAGACTCAGTAAGTATGGCTTAGACTATACCGGGGAAATATGCAGACCTGTGGGTTGTTCCAAATGCGGCAACTCCGGCTACATGGGCTATACCGCTATTTACTCCCTGGTGACTGCGGAACAGTTGCGCTCAGCGTTAGCGGGCGCCGAATCGGTACGGTTGGCTTTGGAGAAAATCAGGGGACATGCTGTAGAGCGGCTTATCGAGCAGTGCCGCGTCAAGCTCCAGAGTTGTCAATGTGACATATCGGAGATTGCCCGGGTTTTGGAACGGGAAGTACCGGTGGTTGCAAGGGGCTCGGTGTTGGTTGTCGACGATGACCCTAATATCTGCTCGCTTTTGGAACGATATCTTGCAGATTCCGGCTATCAGGTCACCACCGCAGGGGACGGTGTTGCCGCCCTTTTTGAATTGGGGCAAGGGCAGTTTGACTTGGTAATTTCGGATATCAACATGCCGACCTTGGACGGCAAAATGCTGGTGGAGTTGATGCGCCAGAAGACGATTGAGACACCAGTGCTGCTTATTTCTGCTTCCGAAAATCTTGCTGACAGCGCCCGGTTGCCGATTGCCCATCGCTTGCCAAAGCCCTTCAGCCGGGAACAATTGCTGGAGACTGTGCAAACAGTGATGAGTACACAGTGA
- the xth gene encoding exodeoxyribonuclease III, producing MKLISWNVNGLRACIKKGCLEFIEGADSDIICLQETKLQPGQVELELPGYRQYWNYAVKKGYSGTAVFSRREPVSVEYGLGIEEHDQEGRVIRLEFEEFYLVNVYTPNSQRGLARLDYRMEWEDVFRNYVRELDGQKPVIVCGDLNVAHKEIDIKNPAANRKNAGFTDEEREKFGLLLEQGFIDTFRHFYPEKTGAYTWWSYMRNARERNSGWRIDYFLVSQRLKDKLTDAQIEAEVMGSDHCPVGLELAL from the coding sequence TTGAAACTTATATCCTGGAATGTCAACGGCCTCCGGGCTTGTATTAAGAAGGGCTGCCTTGAGTTTATTGAAGGGGCAGATAGCGATATTATCTGCCTGCAGGAAACCAAATTGCAACCGGGGCAGGTGGAGCTGGAGTTGCCTGGCTACCGACAGTATTGGAATTACGCTGTTAAGAAAGGTTATTCGGGCACGGCGGTATTCAGCCGCAGGGAACCAGTATCGGTGGAATACGGACTGGGTATTGAGGAGCATGACCAGGAAGGGCGGGTAATCCGCCTGGAGTTCGAGGAGTTCTATTTGGTCAATGTCTACACTCCCAATTCCCAACGCGGGCTCGCCCGGCTGGACTACCGAATGGAATGGGAGGATGTTTTCCGTAACTACGTCAGAGAGTTGGATGGGCAAAAGCCGGTTATTGTTTGCGGCGACTTGAATGTGGCCCATAAAGAGATTGATATCAAAAATCCGGCTGCTAATCGGAAGAATGCCGGGTTTACTGATGAGGAGCGGGAGAAGTTTGGTCTGCTCTTGGAGCAAGGCTTTATTGACACTTTCCGGCACTTTTATCCCGAGAAAACCGGCGCATACACATGGTGGTCATATATGCGTAACGCGCGGGAGCGGAATTCCGGCTGGAGAATTGATTATTTTCTGGTTTCACAACGACTGAAAGACAAACTGACGGACGCGCAGATTGAAGCAGAGGTAATGGGCAGCGATCATTGCCCAGTGGGGTTAGAATTAGCGCTATAA
- a CDS encoding PTS lactose/cellobiose transporter subunit IIA, with the protein MEGLELICFEMISFNGSARSSYVEAITAAKNSDFARAEELMAEGNESFEQGHKAHAKLIQREAAGESTEIKLLLIHAEDLMMSAETLRIMAEEMIELYKRVP; encoded by the coding sequence ATGGAAGGACTGGAGTTAATCTGTTTTGAGATGATATCCTTTAACGGCTCTGCCCGCTCAAGCTATGTAGAGGCCATCACCGCCGCAAAAAACAGCGATTTTGCCCGGGCAGAAGAACTGATGGCGGAAGGAAACGAAAGTTTTGAGCAGGGACATAAAGCCCATGCCAAGTTAATCCAAAGGGAGGCAGCAGGTGAGAGTACCGAGATTAAGCTGCTACTTATCCATGCCGAGGATTTGATGATGTCGGCAGAAACCCTGCGGATTATGGCTGAAGAAATGATTGAGCTTTACAAACGAGTTCCATAA
- a CDS encoding GntR family transcriptional regulator — MSPKYKQISAAIEHDIKSGKYDATNKLPTEDDLIELHQVSRNTVRKAIDLLVKRGIIMPIQGSGMFLRKAPTEGCINLEEFRGLTASFSNVKSEIIDFKLIDASEDLAEIMQCAPGTPLYFIERLRIIDGKKFVIEYSHFNKEIIPYLNREIISGSIYRYISEDLKKQIGYVDRIIEAAKLTEHDAKILDLSPGDPALVSINRAMLKSGVIFDYSIDIHNYKYTKFLKLSNFV; from the coding sequence ATGAGTCCTAAATATAAGCAAATTTCTGCCGCCATTGAGCATGATATTAAAAGCGGAAAATACGATGCGACCAACAAACTGCCTACCGAAGACGACCTGATTGAACTGCATCAGGTTAGCCGCAACACCGTACGTAAGGCCATCGATCTGCTGGTCAAACGCGGCATTATTATGCCAATCCAGGGTAGCGGCATGTTTTTGCGTAAGGCCCCCACCGAAGGCTGTATCAATCTGGAAGAATTCCGCGGCCTTACTGCCAGTTTCAGCAATGTCAAATCGGAAATTATCGACTTCAAGCTGATTGACGCCAGCGAAGACCTGGCCGAAATTATGCAATGCGCTCCCGGGACCCCGCTTTACTTTATCGAACGACTGCGTATAATTGACGGCAAAAAATTTGTCATCGAGTACTCACACTTCAACAAGGAAATCATCCCCTATTTGAACCGGGAAATAATAAGCGGCTCCATTTACCGCTATATATCTGAAGACTTGAAAAAACAAATTGGCTATGTCGACCGAATTATCGAAGCTGCCAAGCTCACTGAGCATGACGCAAAAATCCTCGATCTGTCACCGGGGGACCCCGCTCTTGTCTCCATCAACCGGGCAATGCTAAAAAGCGGTGTAATCTTCGATTACTCCATCGACATCCACAACTACAAATATACCAAGTTTCTAAAGCTGTCCAATTTCGTCTAA
- a CDS encoding response regulator translates to MNLIDVLLRIRTILLPDGDLQKQFADICAVFDCRFGFVLSLEEPNGFGAIHASRNVDSGDLNWIYQLSSKYIVDSVLSHWQYRAVSNDPGSLTMSEEMRKLVNKYGINAMVVFPLGTDTEPQGLCFFLNDKPIDWAPEEQQLLELCCQFFSHTLGSQRKTKVLQAKQAELEKEIHWHQKAQQVVHDLERYNRLLLDSSGDGIYGIDMEGNCEFVNSRALEQLGYQRHELLGKNMHALLHRDSQGNSFSLKQCEIHYPTNYTGARNEKSMIQRKDGTLFPVIYSANPINQRGEITGAVVTFTDISKQVQYEKALRSSERFAHSIVDGLAAHIAIVDEAGEIIATNKAWKTFAINNGGEPEANLGLNYLDVCHRARGKWSDGAAEFAAGIEAVLNGEADTYTQEYPCHSEEEQRWFMGRVTRCAGANPVRVIIAHENITERKLAEAEALNASRAKTQFLANMSHEIRTPMNAVIGMSELLLDTPLNDEQAKYVSTSLAAGDHLLNLINNVLDMSKIEAGGIEVRESDFDLEDTLERNLDFLAVRAHQKGLELTLYIAPDVPRTWRGDVNHLQQILVNLVNNAVKFTESGEVNVEVQLNRQASIPGTLQVTVSDTGPGIPRDRQEFIFDSFSRLSTTREGTGLGLGIARSLVTTNNGRIWLESEPGQGSRFYFTLAYTPLTEPDIEQRHLEGLTGLVVDDNATNRLIIREILSRQGVEIVEADGGRGCLQAVSARRRQGQAFDLVILDYKMPDLDGLSVARHICLNSENREPVILMLTSESQNASIQKCREAGIDTYLVKPVKRRELVAVVERITGSKQETNRIVAEKKPMRPLQILLAEDSEDNRLLVGALLKNSGHALDEAENGRQALAMFAAKKYDLVLMDMQMPELDGLQATEALRQMEGLAGAERTPVVALTAYAFEEDKQKSLDAGCDFHLSKPIKKQRLREVLDMFSEKIPTNPKKPIVPESVLDLVPGFLGNVRRDLSAISDALEAEEYQTIKVLGHRLKGAGGGYGFDYITELGHALEAAAANERRDDIVYLTRQLDEYLKEVEPEYGNTNNLDNR, encoded by the coding sequence ATGAATTTAATTGATGTGTTATTAAGAATCCGTACAATCTTGCTGCCTGACGGAGATTTGCAAAAACAATTTGCAGATATCTGTGCAGTATTTGATTGTCGATTCGGGTTTGTTTTGAGTTTGGAAGAGCCCAATGGATTTGGCGCTATTCATGCCAGTAGAAATGTTGACTCAGGTGATCTTAACTGGATATACCAGCTGTCCTCCAAGTATATCGTTGATTCAGTTCTTAGCCATTGGCAGTATCGCGCGGTCAGCAACGACCCGGGGTCACTGACGATGAGTGAGGAAATGCGAAAACTTGTGAACAAGTATGGTATTAATGCCATGGTTGTCTTCCCGTTGGGCACTGATACTGAGCCACAGGGGCTATGTTTTTTTCTTAACGACAAGCCAATAGATTGGGCACCGGAGGAACAACAACTGCTGGAGCTCTGCTGTCAGTTTTTTAGTCATACTTTAGGTTCTCAAAGGAAAACAAAAGTGCTGCAGGCAAAACAGGCGGAATTGGAAAAGGAGATTCATTGGCATCAGAAGGCACAGCAGGTTGTCCATGATTTGGAGCGCTATAATCGCCTTTTATTGGATAGCTCCGGCGATGGTATCTACGGAATCGATATGGAAGGAAATTGCGAGTTCGTTAATAGCAGAGCTTTAGAACAGCTGGGTTACCAGCGCCACGAATTGCTAGGCAAAAATATGCATGCTCTGCTGCACAGGGATAGCCAGGGAAACAGCTTTTCTTTGAAACAGTGCGAAATTCACTACCCCACTAATTACACCGGCGCTCGCAATGAAAAAAGCATGATCCAACGCAAAGACGGAACTTTGTTTCCAGTAATCTATTCTGCTAATCCAATCAACCAGCGGGGGGAAATAACTGGTGCAGTTGTGACGTTTACGGATATCTCCAAACAGGTTCAGTATGAAAAGGCATTGCGAAGTTCAGAGCGCTTCGCCCACTCAATTGTCGACGGCCTCGCGGCGCATATTGCAATCGTAGATGAAGCAGGAGAAATTATCGCAACTAATAAAGCATGGAAAACATTTGCTATTAACAATGGAGGCGAGCCAGAGGCCAATCTTGGTTTAAACTATCTGGATGTTTGCCACCGCGCTCGGGGGAAATGGTCCGACGGGGCAGCAGAGTTCGCCGCTGGTATTGAAGCAGTACTCAATGGTGAAGCTGATACTTACACCCAGGAATACCCCTGCCACAGTGAAGAAGAACAACGATGGTTTATGGGTCGGGTGACCCGCTGTGCTGGCGCCAATCCTGTGCGGGTGATAATTGCCCATGAAAATATCACTGAACGTAAACTGGCGGAAGCGGAGGCGCTTAATGCCAGTCGGGCAAAGACCCAGTTCCTGGCCAACATGAGCCACGAAATTCGAACGCCGATGAACGCGGTAATCGGCATGTCTGAGTTGCTTCTGGATACGCCTCTTAATGATGAGCAGGCCAAATATGTCTCTACCTCTTTGGCCGCTGGGGATCATTTGTTGAATCTGATTAACAATGTCCTGGACATGTCGAAAATAGAGGCGGGCGGTATCGAGGTCAGGGAGTCAGATTTTGATTTGGAAGATACATTGGAACGTAATCTGGACTTTCTGGCGGTGCGTGCCCACCAAAAGGGCCTGGAACTAACTTTGTATATCGCTCCCGATGTCCCACGAACGTGGCGGGGGGACGTGAACCATCTCCAACAAATACTCGTAAACCTTGTGAATAACGCCGTGAAATTTACCGAGTCTGGCGAAGTTAATGTCGAAGTTCAGTTAAACAGGCAGGCATCCATACCGGGAACGCTTCAGGTGACGGTTTCTGATACTGGGCCCGGGATCCCCCGGGACCGACAAGAATTTATATTCGACAGTTTTTCCCGCCTGTCAACTACCCGGGAGGGGACCGGCCTTGGTCTTGGCATCGCCCGTTCTCTGGTTACTACCAACAACGGACGGATCTGGCTGGAAAGCGAACCGGGCCAGGGGAGCCGCTTTTACTTTACACTGGCGTACACCCCGCTTACAGAGCCAGACATAGAACAACGTCATCTGGAGGGACTAACCGGCCTGGTGGTGGATGACAATGCAACCAATCGGCTAATTATCCGGGAAATTTTGAGCCGGCAGGGTGTTGAGATTGTCGAAGCCGATGGCGGGCGCGGGTGTTTGCAGGCAGTAAGCGCCAGACGGAGACAGGGACAGGCCTTCGACCTAGTGATTTTGGATTATAAAATGCCTGATTTGGATGGCTTGTCCGTTGCCCGGCACATATGTTTAAACTCTGAAAACCGGGAGCCAGTGATACTGATGCTGACATCCGAATCGCAGAACGCCAGCATCCAGAAATGCCGGGAAGCGGGAATAGACACCTACCTTGTCAAGCCTGTTAAAAGACGAGAGCTGGTCGCTGTCGTGGAAAGGATTACAGGCAGCAAGCAAGAAACCAACAGAATTGTTGCTGAAAAGAAACCTATGCGTCCGTTGCAGATACTTCTGGCAGAAGATTCTGAGGACAACCGCTTGTTGGTCGGAGCATTGTTGAAGAATAGCGGTCATGCTCTGGATGAAGCCGAAAACGGTCGCCAGGCGCTGGCAATGTTTGCCGCCAAGAAATATGATCTTGTTCTCATGGACATGCAAATGCCCGAACTTGACGGACTTCAGGCGACAGAAGCGCTTCGGCAGATGGAGGGGCTGGCCGGGGCCGAGCGTACTCCGGTTGTCGCCCTTACAGCATACGCGTTTGAAGAAGACAAACAAAAGAGTCTGGACGCCGGATGTGATTTCCATTTGTCCAAGCCGATCAAGAAACAAAGATTGAGGGAGGTTCTGGATATGTTTTCAGAGAAAATACCGACAAACCCGAAAAAGCCGATAGTGCCAGAGTCTGTCCTGGATCTTGTGCCGGGATTTTTGGGTAATGTTCGCAGAGATTTAAGCGCGATTAGCGATGCTCTGGAAGCTGAGGAGTATCAAACGATTAAGGTGCTGGGGCATCGGCTGAAGGGTGCAGGCGGTGGCTATGGTTTCGACTACATTACCGAGCTTGGCCATGCGCTAGAAGCTGCAGCTGCCAATGAGCGCCGGGATGATATCGTCTATTTGACCAGGCAGCTGGATGAGTACCTAAAGGAGGTTGAGCCGGAGTATGGAAACACCAATAATCTTGACAATAGATGA
- a CDS encoding PAS domain S-box protein, translating to MRGGVLMAEIAILTPGWDVLSAPLWYANQNGTVVYFNKAWLQFRGKTAAEEAGNGWYQGVYSADLQSFLETFQTHFERRKPFSHTVRLMHRDGVYKWVTLEGQPLSSETGDFLGYIGLCQTALDCEVANQDCSKICKSLFETSHAVILLIDTVTTEIVDANTAACNFYGYSREELTSLKLTDINIQSQEEVMANINQTIASGHQHFLLKHRLASGELRDVEIYSGPIFSDSKPLLFSIVNDVSEQKRAEAERKVSEKLLRSIGDSVTNQILVLDAKANILAYNNPWLESIQNRLTLPAGKDVLVGSNFAELCGLLSGGKNTACQRVLAELGALVASGEELREFEHMCSVQGSNKWGLWRIRRMEAPGEQFIVSHEDITAQKCEETRWRQEVAAAEAANQLKGQYLANVSHEIRTTLNSIIGMGDLMNDTELTSEQEHYVRVFATAGNHLLELINNIMDISKLEAGATQLTETRFSVLKLIEEIGEYMGISALKKGLAFAWYIEPGIQEERLGDPIRLRQVLINLLQNAIKNTSDGNVFLQVTRGSNPDELLFSVSDTGIGIPVHKQVYIFEPFTQHQASAGEVRSSSGLGLSIVRHLVHLMGGTITVTSEPGKGSKFCFNARLVATEQMAAPLQPPAFAGEIIVLDSCWVTRKAIGSMLAGTRVNCFGDKLEFETFILAQEGNPRGQVLLLIAWETPDLAECISRIQSLYEQAQVLVLIKPGDIDRFLCLNASIGANNYLTKPIRQAELYAHLRETIAISKNIGPGSHPAFIGSGERVLLAEDSEDSRMLISAFLRNTGVQLDIACNGQEAVSKFKTNLYDLILMDIQMPKLNGLEATKLIRQIERAQGRQPVKLIALTAYAYDDEVMTMMEAGCNGHLAKPLKRAELLRLLSAELSR from the coding sequence ATGCGCGGAGGTGTATTAATGGCCGAAATTGCCATCTTGACCCCTGGTTGGGATGTACTTTCTGCGCCGCTCTGGTATGCTAATCAGAATGGCACAGTCGTGTATTTCAATAAAGCATGGCTGCAGTTTCGGGGCAAAACTGCAGCTGAAGAAGCGGGTAATGGGTGGTATCAGGGTGTATACAGCGCGGATTTGCAGTCTTTTCTGGAGACGTTTCAGACTCATTTTGAGCGACGAAAACCGTTTTCACATACTGTCCGCCTGATGCATCGTGACGGGGTTTATAAATGGGTGACATTAGAAGGGCAGCCGCTTAGCTCAGAAACAGGTGACTTCCTGGGCTATATAGGGCTGTGCCAGACGGCATTGGATTGTGAAGTTGCTAATCAAGACTGTAGCAAGATTTGTAAGAGTTTGTTTGAGACTAGCCATGCCGTTATTTTGCTCATTGACACAGTCACAACGGAAATTGTTGACGCCAACACTGCCGCATGTAATTTTTACGGCTATTCCCGGGAAGAGTTGACTTCATTGAAGTTGACCGACATTAACATCCAGAGCCAGGAGGAAGTTATGGCGAACATTAACCAGACAATTGCGTCTGGTCATCAGCATTTCTTGCTGAAACATCGTCTGGCATCCGGAGAGCTGCGGGATGTGGAGATCTACAGCGGTCCGATTTTCTCTGACAGCAAGCCACTATTGTTTTCCATCGTCAATGATGTCAGTGAGCAAAAAAGGGCCGAGGCGGAGCGGAAGGTGTCTGAGAAATTGCTGCGCTCAATCGGCGACAGTGTGACAAATCAAATACTGGTTCTCGATGCGAAAGCCAATATCTTGGCTTATAACAATCCCTGGCTGGAAAGCATACAGAACAGATTGACTCTGCCAGCAGGCAAAGATGTACTAGTGGGGAGTAATTTTGCCGAACTCTGCGGATTGTTGTCCGGGGGTAAAAATACCGCCTGTCAGCGGGTGCTGGCGGAATTAGGGGCACTGGTTGCCAGCGGCGAAGAGCTGCGGGAATTTGAACATATGTGTTCTGTTCAGGGCTCAAACAAGTGGGGGTTGTGGCGGATTCGGCGGATGGAGGCCCCAGGAGAACAGTTTATTGTCAGCCATGAAGATATTACAGCTCAAAAATGCGAGGAAACACGTTGGCGTCAGGAAGTTGCTGCTGCGGAGGCCGCAAACCAGCTGAAGGGACAGTACCTGGCCAATGTCAGTCATGAGATCCGGACCACCCTTAACTCAATAATCGGCATGGGTGACCTGATGAATGACACAGAACTGACCAGCGAGCAAGAGCATTACGTCCGGGTTTTTGCCACTGCCGGCAATCATCTGTTGGAGCTTATAAATAATATAATGGATATATCTAAACTGGAGGCTGGGGCGACGCAGCTGACCGAAACCAGATTTAGCGTGCTGAAGCTGATTGAGGAAATTGGTGAGTACATGGGGATCTCAGCGCTGAAAAAGGGCCTCGCTTTCGCCTGGTACATAGAGCCGGGAATTCAGGAAGAGCGACTGGGAGATCCAATTCGCCTGCGTCAGGTTCTGATCAACCTTCTGCAGAATGCAATAAAAAACACCTCCGACGGTAATGTCTTTCTACAGGTAACACGAGGTTCAAATCCCGATGAATTGTTGTTTTCGGTCTCTGATACAGGCATTGGAATTCCGGTCCATAAACAAGTGTATATTTTTGAACCCTTTACTCAACATCAAGCCAGCGCTGGGGAGGTTCGCAGCAGCAGCGGGTTGGGACTTTCAATTGTCAGGCACTTAGTGCACCTAATGGGCGGAACAATTACGGTGACCAGCGAACCGGGCAAGGGCAGCAAATTTTGCTTCAATGCTCGGCTGGTTGCCACTGAGCAGATGGCTGCCCCGTTGCAACCACCTGCCTTCGCTGGAGAGATTATTGTCTTGGACAGCTGTTGGGTGACCAGGAAAGCAATCGGGTCAATGCTCGCGGGCACACGAGTTAATTGTTTTGGCGATAAATTAGAATTTGAAACGTTTATCCTCGCCCAGGAGGGAAATCCCAGGGGACAAGTTCTCTTGCTCATTGCCTGGGAAACCCCAGACTTGGCGGAGTGTATATCGAGAATTCAGTCATTGTATGAACAGGCACAAGTCCTGGTCTTGATTAAGCCAGGGGATATCGACCGGTTTCTCTGCCTTAACGCCTCAATTGGCGCTAACAATTATTTGACAAAGCCAATTCGGCAAGCGGAACTTTACGCACATTTGCGGGAAACGATTGCAATTTCAAAAAACATTGGTCCTGGGAGCCATCCAGCTTTTATAGGTAGTGGCGAGCGGGTGCTGCTGGCAGAGGATTCAGAAGACTCCCGAATGTTAATCAGTGCATTTCTGCGGAACACCGGTGTGCAACTTGATATTGCTTGTAATGGCCAAGAGGCTGTTTCCAAGTTTAAGACCAATTTGTATGATTTAATTCTAATGGATATACAGATGCCGAAGCTCAACGGGTTAGAAGCGACGAAGCTGATACGGCAAATAGAGAGGGCCCAGGGGCGGCAGCCGGTCAAGCTAATTGCACTAACCGCCTATGCCTATGATGACGAGGTCATGACGATGATGGAGGCTGGCTGTAATGGTCATTTGGCAAAGCCCCTGAAGCGCGCCGAGCTGCTGAGGTTGTTGTCCGCAGAGCTTTCACGTTAG